ACAGTATAAAGATTCtgttgctttggtttttttttgtttttgtttttttttttaattttttttttttatttatttatgatagtcccacagagagagcgagagaggcagagacacaggcagagggagaagcaggctccatgcaccgggttgctttgttttaataatgatttatttctgtcttaataatgatttatttatttatttaatttaataatgatTTGTCCTGTCTAGAAAATTACAAAGTATTTCCACAAATGAAAAGTCAGAAGTTACTTACCCTATTGAATGAAATAGTCGGGTATGATGGAAGGAGGATCTACTcggggaggggggaaaaaaacccccaaaactcaGATTCAGAATTCTGATTGAAGTACAAATTTCTACAGATTTCCAGCTGCATTATGAATTTTCATACTTAATGACCTAAATGAACAGGAAGAGCAGGACACTTGCTATTCCTGCCAAGGGCACTCACTTTAGGAATGTGTAGaaagtgatttttcattttgagtgTATAGAAGGCTATTTGTATCTCCCTGAATTGGCTCAGTGTTCTtagcttaaataaatatatgcagtGGTACCATTTTAGAACTATTTGATTCTTGTAAATTCAATGATGAATCCGCAGGGAGGGATAGTCTCATTGGTTCTGGCAACCCGCTTTGCCTGTCCACCATGGACAGGTGCacagggagcaggggctgggaggcCCGAGCTTACTCTGCCCCTAGCTGCTCTCAGGTCTTGTCTGTGGCTTGTGTCTGTGACCAGCTCCTCCTTCTAGGCGTGATTCCTCCACTCAAAGACACGTTTCTTAGTCCCCTTGAAATAAGCCATTGACCTTATCTGGTATTCCACTTAGGAAAGCATCTAAGAAGTCATTCTGAGTCCCGAATTTCATCTTGGGCTCTGACTTCAGAGTCCTGCATCTCAGTCTGCCCTGCCCCCATGAGCTGTGACCCCTTGTTCCTTTTGTGAAAAGCAATCCTTGTATTGCTGGTTTCCTGAGTGTTGCTTGTGTATTTTCACGAACCATGGAAGGTTTTTGCAAAGTGCAGTTCTGTATTTCTGGGCCCTTCGGCAGTTGGCAGGCTGGGCCAGCCGCAGGAGAGGAGGCGGCTGGGTGCCCTGTGGGCGGGATGCTGCCAGCTTCTGGCCTGCGGGGTGCCTGCTCAGACTAGGCACCCTGAGCACTCTTTagaaatggatgaatggatacatTGATTTTATTCAGAGAAGAGGCTAATGACAGGCTCTCAGTTACATTAATAATTCATTAAATGCAGaaagtgtaaaaataaaaacgTACCCTTGTTTTTCTGATTGATACTAGTATTTCAGTGCATATTCATGCAGCTCATTTCATACTTCTGATGGAAGCCAGTAAGCCAATTTAATGGAAATGAACACTTTGACACAGATTAGAGTTTATATAATGCATACATTCTTGGAAAGCTTCATCACCTTTTTTTATGCATTGAAAACTGACATCCAGCTCAGCTGCCATCAGCATTTGGATTTTTCTTACCAACTGAATGTTTCTATGTAGTTTCTTAGAATTTCAAGAGCAGTCTAACTACTaggtttatctttttcttcttgttttttcatcattttaaagattcCAGGTTATTGAATTTCATTTGCTTGTacttcaaacaacaaaaaaaattgagttcTGCTTGTGAAAAAGCAAACGTGCTAATGtggcttttatttattctccCTTATTTTCCTCAGAGCCCTGGAAACCAATAGGTATAACCACATCACGGCCACTTACTTCTTGCTTGCTGAAAGGATCCTGagggaaaagcaagagaaagaaatacaaaccAGATCTGCAAGTCCTAGCAATATCAAGGCCCAGTTTAGGTGAGAACAAAATCTTCACTGATTTTAGTAAGTTAATGTTTTGAAATAGAGAACCCCTATGCTTCCTAACTCTTTGGGGCACGAGTATAAACCATGGTGACAGCCTCACTGGCAGGGCCATGCCTGGGCTCTCCATGTGGGAGTCTTGTTCCCCCATCATCAAGGCCACCTTCCCTCCTGGGGCCGCAGCAGAGGAGCTGTGGCTGTTGGCCTGCTCAGGAGAACACGTTTGGAGAAGCAGCCTCAAGCAGAGTGTCTGTCAACTACTTTCATTAAACTGTTCAGATCTGATATGTATTaatgtgttattttcttttcattttgttttcattccagCAACAAAGCCAAGTTTTCCCtccattatttcaaataatttttaagaatacttAGGGTGTTTCTGTGCTGTGATGTTATCTCAGGATTTCAGTGATTTGACATATCAGCTAGTTGATTTATTGGCTGCTTGACTTTGGAGGTCACGTCACCTCTTTTTGACTCAGCTTCCTGGTCTGTGAAATGAGAGTAATGCCACAATCTGCCTCCTGAGTTGTGCTCCACGTGTTTGCGGTCACTGTTAGGAGTATTTCACCACCACTGGTGTCTTTGGTAAAGTTGTGACTGTGCTCTCCcctgttttttcccctcttcccccttctcccctcccccctcccgctttgctttttcttctgctgTATTAGCTTTCCATTTAAAATCAAGGCTAGGAAGGTCACATTTTTACATGACCACTATGAAAGCTATGTAGAATTTATCTTTCCCTCTCCAGATAGAATAATCCATGGAAGTGTAGTGATTGAAAAACAGAAGGTTGCTCCCAGTTCTGAATAATTCTCTACTCATACATCCatatacaaatatgtgtgtgtgaatatgtaataataattatttacaataggcagaAAGCCATTGGATTTAAATTACTTGCAGTCAGCTTGCTATGTGTATGTTGTTACTTGGGATGCAGCTCAGAGAcgagagaagaaaacatttctggGTGACCAAAGAATAAAGATTTAGAAGTTTAGAACTGGACTCAGTACCTTCGTTTATATCTTGGATGGAGGCTTCTGTAATGAAACGTAGGCACACTGTCTGCTATCTGTGTGGAAAGGACTGGGTCCCAGGAAGCCAAGGACTTGGGCAGGAGACAGTCCAGGACAGTGACTGAGTGGTAAGGTCATCCTAGTCCTGACCTGAACTCCCTGATGGAAAAGAGCAGGTTAACCACGCGTCGGGCCACCACGTCTGGGGTCACCCCAGCCTTACAGAACGGACTCTTTGGATTTGAACCGTTTTCAGCGACACAGGAAAGTTGATCACATATGTGAATGAGTTAAGTTGCTTTTACCTTATTCTTAGAGTCACAAAGCCAACAGAGGCTCTAAAGAAATATCAGAGCCTTCCCTCAAGTTTTCCTTTCATCCTCTTGGGGATGCTGGAGTGGAGGGGCTGTGTGGACCTCGCCTCCTCCCCAGCCCAAGGCAGGTCATGCTTCTACTTCCTTGCCTTATTTTTACTGTCACTGTGACTTTATGGTTAAAACCCCAGACCTGACTTGATTCTGTCGCTGGACATGCCTTCAGGTCAGAGTGGCCTGGGGCTCCGGACCCTAGACTGAGTCAAGAGACAGGTATTTGAACGGGCATAGCTGTTCCGGAGGTTGGGGTAGGCAGGGTGAGCCAGGGAGCCCCAAGTGCACAGAGAGTGCCTCCTTCGGGTCCTGCCAGTGTGGGCTGGAAGTGTGGTGTGGTCTGAGTATTAGAAGAGGCCTCTGGAGGTCCTCCAAGGAGTAGACCCCAGCAAGGGAGGGCTCAGTGCCAGCATCCTCTCAGAGCTCAGGAAGTGAGGAGGAGCACGGAGACCAGACCGCAGCAGCCACTCAGAAGCTccagcggggcggggggtgggggtgggggtggggggtgggtagagTAGCCTTGGAACCCCAGGCTACATGTTGTCCGCAAGCCTGCGCCACCTTGGGCAGGTTTCTTACCCTGTCTGCATTCTTACTTGTTCATCTGTGACGGGGATAATAATGGCCCCCAcctgtggaggggtggggggatgaagCACGTCCATCCCTGTCGGTTCCCGTGGTGGTGCTGGCTCCGGTAGGCCCTCAGGCCTTGTGAGTCCATGTGACTCATTTCTCATTTCCAATTCTTGTTTAGCAGTCTCTCCTCTCTTGTGTTAACATAAGCCATAGTTTGCTCACAGTGTTCTGGCAATAAAGATGACTTACTTAGTTTAGCACAGCATTGAGCTCAGATGTGTGCTCGGTTAATGTGAGCTGTTGAACCATTTGATGTACTTCAGACCTGTTGGTTCAGAAGTGGCCAGTGGTGGAACTACCCCAGTGGCAGCACCCACCCATCCTGTTTTGGGGAGTGGGTTCTGAGAACgcttttggctttcttttcaaGTGGGGTGGGAGGCGAGGAGAGAAGATCCTCCACCACGTGTGGATCCCTCATCCTGGATGGCGCCAGCTGCCACTCTGCTGGGTGGGACCCGGTCGGCAGGTGgcctcccagcccagggctccagggtgTTTGTGTGCGTGAGGGCCAGGGTGTGCAGTTCCCCAGAGCTGCAGGCCTGGCCAGGGTTTTGAGCATTTGCGTTGGTGGGGGAAAGAGGACTAGTCCAAAGGCACTTAGTGACCTCAAAGATGTTATCCAACACTCGGTTGTTATAAACTACCAAAGCAATGACAAGCACAAATGGACCCCACTCCACTGACAAAGAGGAAATGGCTCTGAGTTGGGGGAAAATGTCTGTCGTAAATTcctatgagttttttttaaagctgtagaTTTAATTGAGTTTTATTTCTAGGATAAGATAATTGGAGTGAAACGAAAGTGTTGTAGTGTAGAAGTTACTGTTTTAAAGATCTCTGGCATCTGCTATTCCCCGGACAGAGCACAGTTGAGAATTCCAAAACAGGCTGGAGACCCgtttcaaaagtttttttctttggctGCCAGACAGTGTTCTTGTTACTTGGGTGACTCTAGATTGGGGAATAAAATCAAAGTTTAAATAATTGTGGATTTGCTACTTACTATACTTGtgtggacatttaaaaatacatgtatttatatttagtGTTGTGTGTTTTATAATTGGTGAAGGAGAGATGTATGTGTGGCAGCGTCCATGGACTTTTCTTTGCAGTATTCTTGTGTTTAATCCActgaattatttccatttatttttataaacaccAAACTTTTATACCATCCTGTCATACTTGGAAGACTGGGAATTTCAGGTGAATTGTATTTGATTCTTTCAGGTGAATTTTATTAGCAAACCATTGCCCTTCAAAGGTGGTGATCTAAGATCCAAAGGAATGAAACATGTGGTGTTTGGTGTTTTTGCTTTGGTGATCTCCCTTGTGCTTTTTTAAACTGCTTTTCTTGTGGTGTGAGACTAGTATGGCAAAGATGGAGTAGCTCTTGGCCTCCTTTTCCTGGTGGCTCTGATGAAGTTCTCCTTTGGCTGGTAAGCCACAGACCGAGCCGTGTTTCAGAAGCACATTTGCCCTGCTGGTGTCCTTCATAGGATGGTGAATGGGTTTGCAAGGCTgtggtttctctcttttcttttctttttttatgtatttctttttttagtccaTGGATTTTGCCCCAGTAAGTTTTATGTGATATAGTTTGAGTAAAGTCTGCATATTacgtggttttctttttccaatctGTTACACAGGCAGTCGTGGCCAACCAAAATTGATGTTCCTCAGGACCTTGAGGATGATCTCACAGCCACTCCTCTGTCCCATGCGACTGTCCCTCAGTCTCCTGCACGGGCCGCTGACAATGTCCTCAATGGCCACCGGAGCAAAGGCCTGTGTGATGCGGCTAAGAAGGATGAGCTCCCGGAGCTGGCTGGCCCGGCGCTGTCTACAGTGTCACCTGCGAGCCTGAAACCCACGGCCAGTGGGCGCAAGTGCCTATTCCGGGTGGAGGAGGACgaagaggaagatgaagaggaCAAGAAGCCCATGTCCCTCTCTACCCAAGTGGTCCTGCGCCGGAAGCCCTCGGTGACCAACCGGCTGACGTCGAGGAAGAGCGCTccagtcctcaaccagatcttcGAGGAGGGGGAGTCCGACGACGAGTTCGACATGGATGAGAACCTGCCTCCCAAGCTGAGCCGGCTCAAGATGAACATCGCCTCCCCGGGCACTGTGCACAAGCGCTATCACCGCAGGAAAAGCCAGGGCCGCGGCTCCAGCTGCAGCAGCTCGGAGACTAGCGACGACGACTCGGAGAGCCGGCGGCGGCTGGACAAGGACAGTGGCTTCACTTACTCGTGGCACCGGCGGGATAGCAGCGAGGGCCCCCCGGGCAGCGAGGGTGACGGCGGCGGCCAGGGCAAGCCGAGCGCGGGCGGCGGCAGTGCGGACCAGGCCAGCCCGGGCGAGAAGAGTGCGGGCGGGGGCAGCCCCGCGGGCGGCTCCGGTGGCAAGCCCACCGGCACGTCGGGGAGCACCCGCCGCTGTGCCGGCCCCGGGCCTGGGGAGCTGGTGCAGAGCCTCAAGCTCATGAGCCTCTGCCTGGGCTCCCAGCTGCACGGTGGCGCCAAGTACATTATCGATCCGCAGGGTGGCCTGTCCTTCTCCAGCGTCAAGGTCCAGGAGAAGTCCACGTGGAAGATGTGCATCAGCTCCACGGGGAGCGCAGGCCAGGCCCCCGGAGTGGGTGGCATCAAGTTCTTCTCTGACCACGTGGCGGACAGCTCCACCGAGTTAGAACGGATAAAGAGCAAGAACCTGAAAAATAACGTGCTACAGCTACCTCTGTGCGAAAAGACCATCTCTGTGAACATCCAGCGGAACCCTAAGGACGGGCTGCTGTGCGCCTCCAGCCAGGCCAGCTGCTGCCATGTCATCTGACCTCGGCTCCCACTGGCCACTGGCGCGCTTCCTGCTCTGAGTGGTGAAGACCGGCTCACTTCACTGCTCTCTTTTGGTTTTACTCTTTTAAAGTGGGCGTTAGGAGCAGTTATTTATTACCTTTTCGTTGGTCCACCTGACGATGTGACAATGCATGGTCTTTGTGCATGCTGCTAGATACTACTTTTCTTTTCCAGCCGAAAAGTCTATTgtgtaatttttacatttataattttaatgtggATGATcaggattaaattaaaatgtatatttggaACCTAATATAAATGGAGCACTTAGAAATGTGTGATGTTCTGCACttaacatagagaaaaaaatgcttttgtttccttgtgaAAACTCTAAATTCCTGTCCTGACCTTCTGTGATAACAGAAACTCCGTGCTCGGAGGCACACTCCGTGGTGTCTGAGACAGAACCAAAGCAATAACGTGATGCCGACAGGCCTGGTGCCTGTGAGCGTGTGCGTGCCCCACCCTCCGAGGCCTGTGCGGAGCCAGTACAGCGAGCGTCTGCACTGAGAACCTTAAAACCACGATTTCAACATACCCACACCTGTTTGTCTTAAGCTATAGTGTGAAAACAAGTTTGGGCTCTTAAAATTTAACTGAAaaagattttcttgttttgtacTAGGTGAGATAAAGTACTTAGATTTATAAGGCAGCTTCCCCTGTAGTGGTAAATTACAAGCAGACAATCTTACTTTGTAATGTGATCAAGTGAACTGATGGTGTCTTAACTCTACTTACAGAGTGTATAGTCTGTCTGacagaaaagatgctcagtgtccATTCTTTCCTAAAGGGCACACCCTAGGGTTTCCTTTAAAACCATGGAGATAGAGGAAGCTGTACGGCCTGATACGGGAGCAGAGGTGCACACAGAGGTTGGCAAAGTCAAAACcctatgaagtaaaaaaaaaaaaaaaaacaaaaaaaaaaacctgggattTTTTAGGAGTTTGGTAATTAGATCGactctcttgtttttttccattcttctatATCCTTTAGCTCAATAAGCTATGAAAATTGGCTGATTAAACACACAAAAGAGTAAAATTCAC
The Canis aureus isolate CA01 chromosome 22, VMU_Caureus_v.1.0, whole genome shotgun sequence genome window above contains:
- the SNRK gene encoding SNF-related serine/threonine-protein kinase isoform X2; amino-acid sequence: MLVCGQPPFQEANDSETLTMIMDCKYTVPSHVSKECKDLITRMLQRDPKRRASLEEIENHPWLQGVDPSPATKYNIPLVSYKNLSEEEHNSIIQRMVLGDIADRDAIVEALETNRYNHITATYFLLAERILREKQEKEIQTRSASPSNIKAQFRQSWPTKIDVPQDLEDDLTATPLSHATVPQSPARAADNVLNGHRSKGLCDAAKKDELPELAGPALSTVSPASLKPTASGRKCLFRVEEDEEEDEEDKKPMSLSTQVVLRRKPSVTNRLTSRKSAPVLNQIFEEGESDDEFDMDENLPPKLSRLKMNIASPGTVHKRYHRRKSQGRGSSCSSSETSDDDSESRRRLDKDSGFTYSWHRRDSSEGPPGSEGDGGGQGKPSAGGGSADQASPGEKSAGGGSPAGGSGGKPTGTSGSTRRCAGPGPGELVQSLKLMSLCLGSQLHGGAKYIIDPQGGLSFSSVKVQEKSTWKMCISSTGSAGQAPGVGGIKFFSDHVADSSTELERIKSKNLKNNVLQLPLCEKTISVNIQRNPKDGLLCASSQASCCHVI
- the SNRK gene encoding SNF-related serine/threonine-protein kinase isoform X1; translation: MAGFKRGYDGKIAGLYDLDKTLGRGHFAVVKLARHVFTGEKVAVKVIDKTKLDTLATGHLFQEVRCMKLVQHPNIVRLYEVIDTQTKLYLILELGDGGDMFDYIMKHEEGLNEDLAKKYFAQIVHAISYCHKLHVVHRDLKPENVVFFEKQGLVKLTDFGFSNKFQPGKKLTTSCGSLAYSAPEILLGDEYDAPAVDIWSLGVILFMLVCGQPPFQEANDSETLTMIMDCKYTVPSHVSKECKDLITRMLQRDPKRRASLEEIENHPWLQGVDPSPATKYNIPLVSYKNLSEEEHNSIIQRMVLGDIADRDAIVEALETNRYNHITATYFLLAERILREKQEKEIQTRSASPSNIKAQFRQSWPTKIDVPQDLEDDLTATPLSHATVPQSPARAADNVLNGHRSKGLCDAAKKDELPELAGPALSTVSPASLKPTASGRKCLFRVEEDEEEDEEDKKPMSLSTQVVLRRKPSVTNRLTSRKSAPVLNQIFEEGESDDEFDMDENLPPKLSRLKMNIASPGTVHKRYHRRKSQGRGSSCSSSETSDDDSESRRRLDKDSGFTYSWHRRDSSEGPPGSEGDGGGQGKPSAGGGSADQASPGEKSAGGGSPAGGSGGKPTGTSGSTRRCAGPGPGELVQSLKLMSLCLGSQLHGGAKYIIDPQGGLSFSSVKVQEKSTWKMCISSTGSAGQAPGVGGIKFFSDHVADSSTELERIKSKNLKNNVLQLPLCEKTISVNIQRNPKDGLLCASSQASCCHVI